A stretch of the Lolium perenne isolate Kyuss_39 chromosome 3, Kyuss_2.0, whole genome shotgun sequence genome encodes the following:
- the LOC127340801 gene encoding alpha-1,3-arabinosyltransferase XAT3: MKQQQGGGGGGLLGVRFESQRFRLLSIVVGCFLISVTFLLSSRPDAGAFDTLSPKPWLEEARSTQTTPTTAIKTVKTSPKLGGRDFLVDVVPQRGAQGESHGRQPQQSAGERTETEWVKDTVIIEERIGGAGAGGTERAEHEEAERDLNAGTVDRQPGVQDESAQGTATEEEEAAHHDDLPAQTMGAAVTTARPAVLETTTATQPDQLPVPGLFSDKETQKVGGRTMKLQADPQQTPAIIKHTTPLPPLCDFSDRRADICDFSGDIRLVANASSYIVVIDPATPAQSHKVRPYQRKGDETCMGRITEITVRTSSAVPPKCTQTHTVPAVTFSIGGYTGNIFHDFSDVLVPLYNTIHKYGGEVQLVMTNVAPWWLVKYDKMLRTISRYAPIDLAKAAAAGEVHCFPHAIVSLRAHRELIIERDRSVDGLATPDFTRFVRRALALPRDAPSRVADGTGRKPRLLIIARHRTRILLNLADVILAAEGAGFEAAMSESDVGDPLSRVGAEINSADVLVGVHGAGLTNMMFLPPGATLVQVVPWGGLQWIAHMDYGDPAEAMGLRYIQYEIGVEESSLKDKYPRDHEIFTNPTGMHKKGFGFMRQTLMDGQNITVDLDRFRDVLQEALGNYLAQ, translated from the exons ATGAAGCAGCAgcagggtggcggcggcggcggcctcctgGGCGTGCGGTTCGAGTCGCAGCGGTTCCGGCTGCTGTCCATCGTCGTCGGCTGCTTCCTCATCTCTGTCACCTTCCTCCTCTCCTCCCGGCCCGACGCCGGCGCCTTCGACACGC TGAGCCCCAAGCCGTGGCTGGAAGAAGCCCGCAGCACGCAGACGACGCCGACGACCGCCATCAAGACCGTCAAGACCTCGCCCAAATTAG GAGGTCGGGATTTCCTGGTGGACGTCGTGCCGCAGCGGGGGGCACAGGGAGAGAGCCATGGCCGGCAGCCGCAGCAGAGCGCCGGCGAGAGGACAGAGACAGAAT GGGTTAAGGACACGGTGATAATCGAGGAGCGGAtcggcggcgccggcgccggcggcaccGAGAGAGCGGAGCATGAGGAGGCGGAGCGCGACCTCAATGCCGGTACCGTGGATCGTCAACCCGGCGTACAGGACGAGTCGGCACAAG GTACCgccacggaggaggaggaggcggctcaCCACGACGACTTGCCAGCGCAGACCATGGGCGCCGCCGTGACCACCGCGCGGCCGGCCGTGCTGGAGACGACGACGGCGACTCAGCCAGACCAGCTGCCAGTGCCAG GTTTGTTTTCGGACAAGGAGACGCAGAAGGTCGGTGGCCggacgatgaagctccaggccgaccCGCAGCAGACGCCGGCGATCATCAAGCATACGACGCCACTGCCGCCGCTGTGCGACTTCTCCGACCGCCGCGCCGACATCTGCGACTTCTCCGGCGACATCCGCTTGGTCGCCAACGCCTCCTCGTACATCGTCGTCATCGACCCAGCAACACCCGCGCAGTCGCACAAGGTGCGGCCGTACCAGCGGAAGGGCGACGAGACGTGCATGGGCCGGATCACTGAGATCACCGTACGCACTTCATCGGCGGTGCCACCAAAGTGCACGCAAACGCACACCGTCCCCGCCGTGACCTTCTCCATCGGCGGCTACACAGGGAACATCTTCCACGACTTCTCCGACGTGCTGGTCCCGCTCTACAACACGATCCACAAGTACGGCGGCGAGGTGCAGCTGGTGATGACCAACGTGGCGCCCTGGTGGCTGGTCAAGTACGACAAGATGCTCCGCACCATCTCCCGCTACGCGCCCATCGACCTCGCCAAGGCGGCCGCCGCGGGCGAGGTGCACTGCTTCCCGCACGCCATCGTCAGCCTGCGCGCGCACCGGGAGCTCATCATAGAGCGCGACCGCAGCGTCGACGGGCTCGCCACGCCGGACTTCACCCGGTTCGTCCGCCGCGCGCTCGCCCTGCCACGCGACGCGCCGAGCCGCGTCGCCGACGGGACCGGCCGGAAGCCCCGGCTGCTGATCATCGCGAGGCACCGCACCCGCATCCTGCTCAACCTCGCCGACGTGATCCTCGCGGCGGAGGGCGCCGGGTTCGAGGCGGCGATGAGCGAGTCGGACGTGGGCGACCCCCTCTCCCGGGTGGGCGCGGAGATCAACTCCGCCGACGTGCTGGTGGGCGTGCACGGCGCCGGGCTGACGAACATGATGTTCCTGCCGCCGGGGGCGACGCTGGTGCAGGTGGTGCCGTGGGGCGGGCTGCAGTGGATCGCGCACATGGACTACGGCGACCCCGCGGAGGCCATGGGGCTCCGGTACATACAGTACGAGATCGGCGTGGAGGAGAGCTCGCTCAAGGACAAGTACCCCAGGGACCATGAGATTTTCACCAACCCGACGGGGATGCACAAGAAGGGCTTCGGGTTCATGCGCCAGACCCTCATGGACGGCCAGAACATCACCGTCGACCTCGACCGGTTCCGGGACGTGCTCCAGGAGGCCCTTGGCAACTACCTCGCGCAGTAG
- the LOC127338070 gene encoding bidirectional sugar transporter SWEET16 — protein MDSTMFIIGIIGNIISVLVFISPIPTFWRIVRSKSTEEFEPAPYVLTLLNSLLWLYYGVTKPDGLLIATVNGFGTVMETIYVVLFLIYAADHATRVKTAKLVATLDIGFFGFVFATTRFAIAGLDMKIMVIGLICVCLNVFMYGSPLAAVRTVITTRSVEYMPFFLSFFLFLNGGVWATYAILDRDIFLGVPNGIGFFLGIIQLGIYAFYQNSRDEAPEEGWQASSVSLLAPHANGHGENNVSIGV, from the exons CCCGACGTTCTGGAGGATCGTGAGGAGCAAGTCGACGGAGGAGTTCGAGCCGGCGCCGTACGTGCTCACACTGCTCAACTCGCTGCTATGGCTCTACTACGGCGTCACCAAGCCGGACGGCCTCCTCATCGCCACGGTGAACGGGTTCGGGACCGTCATGGAGACCATCTATGTCGTGCTCTTCCTCATATATGCCGCCGATCATGCCACAAGG GTTAAAACCGCGAAGTTGGTGGCAACTTTGGACATTGGGTTTTTTGGATTTGTGTTCGCAACCACCAGATTTGCCATTGCCGGGCTTGACATGAAAATCATGGTTATAGGACTGATATGTGTCTGCCTCAACGTGTTCATGTATGGGTCCCCACTCGCTGCCGTG AGAACGGTGATCACCACAAGGAGCGTGGAGTACATGCCATTCTTcctgtccttcttcctcttcctcaacGGGGGCGTCTGGGCTACGTATGCCATACTCGACAGAGACATCTTCCTTGGA GTCCCAAATGGAATAGGCTTCTTCTTGGGCATCATCCAGCTGGGTATCTATGCCTTCTACCAGAACAGTAGGGATGAAGCCCCAGAAGAAGGATGGCAGGCTTCTTCAGTTTCTCTTTTGGCCCCCCATGCAAATGGTCATGGCGAGAACAATGTTTCCATTGGTGTTTAA